A part of Larkinella insperata genomic DNA contains:
- a CDS encoding SusC/RagA family TonB-linked outer membrane protein: MKKIVLLLGGALLAGALPTRAQMIASNGHRVWPQEKDVAAPMVTLRTALSELEKHYRVSFIYRTDLVDMKVALNANRGRTVEEALNNLLADKGLTFEKIQANFYIIVASKDKSTRFLRKIGQIEKKAFEAPVGNEPIGLGDLNLTKLERIGYSVSSAERPLEDIKGKVSDANGDAMPGVSVVIKGTTRGTTTNSEGAYSLNVPGNSTLVFSFVGYASQEIPINGRTTLNVTLAQDEKALEEIVVVGYGTQKRASVTGAVSSVTPKELTALPVISAESALQGRVPGVRVVNNGSPGQAPIVRIRGVGSINNASGPLYVIDGVPSSDLNNLDPKDIESLEVLKDASSAAIYGSRGANGVVIITTKRGSKDGKIHVSLDTYFGTQSAWKKLDLLNTQEYIQYATALLGNAGIAMPARLSNLNTPIYEGASQTFAQTETNWQDVMLRTAPIQQHQVSVSGGNSLSRFFASVGYFDQEGILIGTNYKRGNVRLNSDHQINKFLSFGQTLMISYDKMRGEQGFGGGRTAVMQAIRNLPYWPVSDPTKVGGYSSPTAADGSDPDNPVRIALQDQSYTQRIKLLGTLFAEVRFTNFLKYRFSFGADVVTNIGQNIFPIYNDGYKSRVQNNIQDNRNSYYSPILTNQLTFEKTFGKHYVTATAVAEKQNSRGSSLNGNGYRPNNDINVLQGISNPGVTSVLEENSLISYIGRVNYEFGGKYLISGSVRRDGSSRFAPGRKWGTFPAASVGWRISEEEFLKSVPSISELKIRASYGETGNNSIGNYAWQSLISADNTNYVFGANKVLGSYFSALGNTKLSWESTTMTNFGIDLGLFSNRLTFTAETYNRRTDGLLLNVPIPNSIGYSTAPLANIGSMKNWGYEFQIGYSKNEGDFRWNLSGNLDMTRNKVLSLATPSATIYSGANSDFGGADITKTEAGQPIQSFYGYLVEGIYQTVDEVYNSPKPQSRPDNREAHDPTKNTSAGDIKFKDINGDGVVNASDRVYLGSYIPKFSYGVNFSANYKNFDLTLYLQGVYGNKLYNGTKVIEQGMLRLFNAGKDVLNAWTPTNTNTDVPRAISGDPNNNSRTSDRFIESGSYMRVKNLSIGYSIPAPILSKFTANTLTRARIYVSSQNLLTFTGYTGLDPEIGVNGGAGDTSKLLTNGIDYGQYPQPRTLLIGLNIGF; the protein is encoded by the coding sequence ATGAAAAAAATAGTTTTACTTTTGGGAGGAGCGTTGCTGGCCGGGGCCCTGCCGACCCGCGCCCAGATGATTGCATCGAATGGGCACCGGGTTTGGCCGCAGGAGAAGGATGTAGCCGCACCCATGGTAACGCTTCGGACTGCGTTATCGGAACTGGAGAAACACTATCGCGTTTCATTTATCTACCGGACGGATCTGGTCGATATGAAAGTTGCGCTGAACGCCAACCGGGGGCGTACAGTGGAGGAAGCGTTAAACAACTTGCTGGCTGATAAAGGGTTGACGTTTGAGAAAATCCAGGCGAACTTCTACATTATTGTGGCCAGTAAGGACAAAAGCACCCGGTTTCTGCGCAAAATAGGCCAGATTGAAAAGAAGGCCTTTGAAGCACCCGTAGGAAACGAACCCATCGGACTGGGCGACCTGAACCTGACTAAGCTGGAGCGCATTGGCTATTCCGTCAGCTCGGCCGAGCGACCGCTGGAAGACATCAAGGGCAAGGTTTCTGATGCTAACGGGGATGCTATGCCGGGGGTGAGTGTCGTCATCAAGGGCACCACCCGGGGAACGACCACCAACAGCGAGGGGGCATATTCGCTCAATGTTCCGGGCAATTCCACATTGGTTTTCAGCTTCGTCGGCTACGCTTCGCAGGAAATTCCGATCAACGGCCGGACGACGCTGAATGTAACTCTGGCGCAGGACGAGAAAGCGCTGGAAGAAATAGTCGTTGTCGGATACGGAACGCAGAAGCGGGCGTCGGTTACGGGGGCGGTTTCTTCGGTAACGCCGAAAGAACTGACGGCTTTGCCGGTCATCAGCGCGGAGTCTGCCCTGCAGGGCCGGGTTCCAGGCGTGCGGGTGGTCAACAACGGAAGCCCGGGACAGGCACCGATTGTCCGCATCCGGGGAGTCGGTTCGATCAACAACGCATCGGGGCCGCTCTACGTAATTGACGGCGTCCCGTCGAGTGATCTCAACAACCTTGATCCGAAAGACATCGAATCGCTAGAAGTTCTGAAAGACGCCAGTTCAGCGGCTATCTACGGATCACGGGGGGCCAATGGGGTTGTGATTATTACTACCAAACGGGGTTCGAAAGACGGAAAAATACACGTTAGCCTGGATACCTATTTTGGTACGCAGAGCGCCTGGAAAAAGCTGGATTTGCTCAATACGCAGGAATACATTCAGTACGCAACGGCGTTGCTGGGCAATGCCGGTATCGCAATGCCCGCCCGGTTAAGCAATCTGAACACCCCCATTTACGAGGGCGCTTCGCAGACGTTTGCCCAAACCGAAACCAACTGGCAGGACGTGATGCTCCGCACGGCACCGATTCAGCAGCACCAGGTTTCGGTATCCGGTGGCAACAGCCTGTCACGGTTCTTCGCTTCGGTGGGTTATTTCGACCAGGAAGGAATTTTGATCGGAACGAACTACAAGCGGGGGAACGTCCGGCTGAATTCGGATCATCAGATCAATAAATTTCTGTCGTTCGGGCAGACGCTGATGATTTCGTACGACAAAATGCGGGGTGAGCAGGGCTTTGGCGGTGGCCGGACGGCGGTCATGCAGGCCATCCGAAACTTGCCGTACTGGCCGGTTTCGGACCCAACCAAAGTAGGCGGTTACAGTTCTCCAACGGCGGCTGATGGCTCTGATCCCGACAACCCGGTGCGGATTGCCCTGCAGGATCAAAGCTATACCCAGCGAATCAAACTCCTGGGAACGCTGTTTGCTGAGGTACGATTTACGAACTTCCTGAAGTACCGGTTTAGCTTCGGAGCGGATGTCGTGACCAACATAGGGCAAAATATTTTCCCGATTTACAATGACGGTTATAAAAGCCGGGTTCAGAACAATATTCAGGACAATCGAAACTCCTATTATTCACCCATCCTGACCAACCAGCTGACATTTGAGAAAACGTTCGGTAAGCATTACGTAACCGCTACCGCAGTCGCTGAGAAACAGAATTCCCGCGGCTCAAGTTTGAATGGAAACGGCTACCGTCCCAACAACGACATTAATGTTTTGCAGGGTATTTCGAACCCCGGTGTTACCAGCGTTCTGGAAGAAAACAGCCTGATTTCGTACATTGGTCGGGTCAACTACGAATTCGGCGGGAAATACCTGATCAGCGGGTCGGTGCGCCGGGATGGTTCCTCGCGGTTTGCACCCGGTAGAAAATGGGGTACATTTCCAGCGGCTTCGGTGGGCTGGCGGATTAGTGAAGAAGAATTCCTAAAATCAGTTCCCTCCATTTCGGAATTAAAAATTCGGGCCAGTTACGGTGAAACTGGAAATAATTCCATTGGAAATTATGCCTGGCAGTCGCTGATCTCCGCCGACAATACTAATTACGTCTTTGGTGCCAACAAAGTATTGGGGTCTTATTTCAGCGCCTTAGGGAATACCAAGCTAAGCTGGGAATCTACCACCATGACCAACTTCGGAATTGACTTGGGACTCTTCAGTAACAGGTTGACCTTCACGGCTGAAACCTATAACCGGAGAACCGATGGCTTGCTGCTGAATGTTCCTATTCCGAATTCCATCGGGTATTCGACGGCACCCTTGGCTAATATCGGCAGCATGAAAAACTGGGGCTACGAATTCCAGATTGGCTACAGCAAAAACGAAGGTGATTTTCGCTGGAACCTATCCGGGAACCTGGATATGACCCGCAACAAAGTGCTGAGTCTGGCCACACCAAGTGCGACCATCTATTCCGGCGCTAATTCGGATTTCGGCGGTGCTGATATTACAAAAACAGAAGCGGGTCAACCCATCCAGTCATTCTATGGCTATCTCGTGGAAGGGATTTATCAGACGGTCGATGAAGTGTATAATTCACCCAAACCGCAATCCCGGCCCGACAACCGTGAAGCTCACGACCCGACCAAAAATACCTCCGCAGGCGACATCAAGTTTAAAGACATCAATGGTGATGGTGTTGTCAATGCCAGCGACCGGGTTTATCTGGGCAGTTACATTCCGAAATTCAGCTACGGCGTCAATTTCAGCGCCAACTACAAAAACTTCGATCTGACGCTTTATCTGCAGGGTGTTTACGGTAATAAGCTCTACAATGGTACGAAAGTAATTGAGCAGGGAATGTTGCGGTTGTTTAATGCCGGGAAAGACGTACTGAATGCCTGGACACCCACTAATACAAATACGGATGTGCCCCGGGCGATCAGCGGTGACCCGAACAACAACAGCCGAACCTCTGACCGGTTTATTGAAAGCGGCTCCTACATGCGCGTAAAAAATCTGAGTATTGGGTATTCCATCCCGGCGCCCATCCTGAGCAAGTTTACCGCCAACACGCTCACAAGAGCGCGTATTTACGTCTCTTCCCAAAACCTGCTGACATTTACTGGGTATACGGGCCTTGATCCGGAAATCGGCGTGAACGGTGGGGCTGGTGATACGAGTAAATTGCTGACCAACGGAATTGACTACGGGCAGTATCCGCAACCGCGCACGCTGCTGATTGGTCTGAATATCGGTTTCTAG
- a CDS encoding FecR family protein → METQLLQKYLQNECTSDEARSVLRYLATTDGQRQLQLLLETDLADPGELHLDVVERQQAQRLFSRIQARKQDAAEASVRPLRPLWRWMAAATVGLILLATGSLFFYRQFVTPPPISLHTDFGQTRRVVLPDQSVVTMNGNTTLRYFEHWKADQPREVWVEGEAFFEVVHTQNHQRFQVHLPTQMNVEVLGTRFNVYTRKTKTKVVLNEGRIQMRVADNPANHLEMKPGEMFFADTETKAFCKKRVNALAQSSWRTDKLIFEGTTLTEVAQLLKDTYGLDVEIRDRDLLQQKVTGTIPGKDANTILKGLSALFDLKITRKANHIIIE, encoded by the coding sequence ATGGAGACACAACTTTTACAGAAGTATTTACAAAACGAATGCACTTCTGACGAAGCCCGGTCGGTGTTGCGGTATCTGGCAACCACGGACGGTCAGCGGCAGTTGCAGCTCCTGCTGGAAACGGATCTGGCCGATCCGGGCGAACTGCACCTGGACGTTGTCGAACGCCAGCAGGCCCAGCGCCTTTTCAGCCGGATTCAGGCCCGTAAACAAGATGCCGCAGAAGCGTCCGTTCGACCGCTGCGACCGTTGTGGCGCTGGATGGCTGCGGCTACGGTCGGGCTGATTCTGCTGGCGACGGGCTCGCTGTTTTTCTACCGGCAGTTTGTCACTCCCCCGCCCATTTCCCTGCATACCGATTTTGGGCAGACCCGCCGGGTGGTGCTGCCCGATCAGTCGGTGGTGACCATGAACGGCAATACCACGCTCCGGTATTTTGAGCACTGGAAAGCCGATCAGCCCCGCGAAGTCTGGGTGGAAGGGGAAGCGTTTTTTGAAGTTGTCCACACCCAAAATCACCAGCGTTTTCAGGTTCACCTGCCCACGCAGATGAACGTTGAGGTACTGGGAACGCGCTTCAACGTGTATACCCGAAAGACAAAAACCAAGGTGGTGCTGAACGAAGGCCGTATCCAGATGCGGGTTGCTGACAATCCGGCCAACCACCTGGAGATGAAGCCGGGCGAGATGTTCTTTGCCGATACCGAAACGAAAGCCTTCTGCAAGAAACGGGTAAACGCGCTGGCTCAATCATCCTGGCGTACGGACAAGCTGATTTTCGAGGGCACGACCCTTACCGAAGTTGCCCAGTTGCTGAAGGATACCTACGGGTTGGACGTAGAAATCCGGGACCGCGACCTGCTGCAGCAGAAAGTGACGGGTACCATTCCGGGTAAGGACGCCAACACCATCCTGAAGGGGCTTTCGGCCCTGTTCGACCTGAAAATCACCCGAAAAGCCAACCATATTATCATAGAATAA
- a CDS encoding RNA polymerase sigma factor, with protein sequence MRIRKLPIRLGQNAEKEVALRLKAGDEQAFEEIFYRYYKHLYAIGIKFLKNPDLAEDAVQDIFLKLWAHREALNETYAIKSFLSISMKNHVLNVIRDHHETIWEYLSCEVEEKLGHDTTSDAFQLQEYRAILEKGIQELTPQRANVFRLRVFNGMTNEEVARHLAVSINTVKVQFSQATKFLKDYLSKHADLEGILPILFYLLLP encoded by the coding sequence ATGCGGATTCGAAAACTACCCATTCGGCTGGGCCAGAACGCTGAAAAGGAGGTTGCCCTGCGCTTGAAAGCGGGTGACGAGCAGGCCTTTGAGGAGATTTTTTACCGTTACTACAAACATCTGTATGCCATCGGTATCAAGTTTCTGAAAAACCCGGATCTGGCCGAGGATGCGGTTCAGGATATTTTCCTTAAACTCTGGGCGCACCGCGAAGCCCTCAACGAGACCTACGCCATCAAAAGCTTCTTGTCGATTTCGATGAAAAATCACGTACTCAACGTGATTCGGGATCATCACGAAACCATCTGGGAGTACCTTTCCTGCGAAGTGGAGGAAAAGCTGGGGCACGATACAACCAGCGATGCCTTTCAATTGCAGGAGTACCGGGCCATTTTGGAGAAGGGCATACAGGAACTGACTCCGCAGCGGGCCAACGTGTTCCGGTTGCGGGTCTTCAACGGCATGACCAACGAAGAGGTTGCTCGCCATCTGGCCGTTTCGATCAATACCGTCAAAGTCCAGTTTTCGCAGGCCACGAAGTTCCTCAAAGACTACCTCAGTAAACACGCCGATCTGGAAGGCATCCTGCCCATTCTGTTTTATTTATTGCTCCCGTAA
- a CDS encoding PVC-type heme-binding CxxCH protein encodes MRFVSLLLALFILCSGSVFIHSRYTSPGEPPPGAASKLQIRQDLKTGTLSVFRVGGKTPILVQNARPDFRPYIHPIAAPDGKGILTEYSPGHHKHQTGLYWGFTRVNGRDYFHHPQGDYWRRVSAKVIQASGSEVKWQTVYDLLDEKGVAVLTETQNWSMREKQGKFLLDLEWKGKANTDVTIGKYDYGGLFLRMPWREGIKGEVINAARQRNEKAEGQRAMWVDVGMQVEGRNDLAHIAIFDHPENKGYPQTWRVDNQLGIGPARARNGDWKIEKGDTEVIRHQLVVYTGELNDVKLTQTWSEFTGNTSLFNTATLWGLAQKEGLEAKFLTPEEAVKSMTLKDGYQATVWASEPMITQPMAFCWDDRGRLWVAENRDYESRGYGFSKAGNSRILILEDTNHDGVADSQKVFLDSIPFPAAMAVGFDGLFLGAPPNLLFVPDRNGDDKADVNNIEVRLTGWGIRDRHETLNSLHWGPDGWLYGLQGFATPSKVRKPAGKGKLYKHNDPFPEDILEGEGTDINGGVWRYHPIKDRFEVVAHGFSNPWGIDYNAKGQLVMTACVIPHLWHVIPGGIYHRQGGQHFNPYVYEDIKTITDHSHRSAHGGARVYQSDAFPQSEQGRLFMANIHEHAVLSDILEPKGSGYVGRHGDDFLQANNAQWVGFSMEIGPDGGLYVLDWHDADICGKEVLNGETGRIFRVMPKNSLAENWTGRYSDLNKVTDAQLVNLQTSKSDWHARRARIILQKRAAKGKLDGQALTQLRQLFETNPNPDHRLRAMWALHITGGFDSNALVKALDDQDPYVRAWAIQLVCEDRSAPASAQEKFVRMAREDQSPVVRLYLASALQRVDAETGWKLAGELMQHGEDKGDHNLPKMIWYGFEPLVKQNPERALAMAARCEIPMVTRFLARRTVDADQIPALVTAIGRSTKTPTSLLEGMRDGLEGRSDLVAPTNWKTVYAKLKANPKTASLAQQVAQQFGDTETARQSLATLKNQKAPLDQRLKALKSIAGQQRPELLTEFPALLNEPQLRTEVIRAVAGYDHEPLGELLLARYPNFSPADKLQVVQTMSSRPKYGWQLTQALKTNKIQKRDVPTYAARQLLRVVGSGFVEVWGPIEQNGIDEKAYGRYQKLLTDRALLAANTTKGRLVFQRTCGPCHKMYGEGGIIGPDITGSNRANLDYLLSNILNPSGEIQDDYKMVVITTRNGRTYTGNIAGENERQVTLRVVGQDPVVLNKSEIQSREVTPNSMMPTGLLDGLTEGEIIDLIAFLRTTEPVKQAKK; translated from the coding sequence ATGAGATTCGTTTCGCTTCTTTTAGCCCTGTTTATTCTTTGTTCGGGCAGCGTTTTTATTCATTCACGCTACACTTCGCCGGGCGAACCACCACCGGGTGCAGCCAGTAAATTGCAAATCCGGCAGGACCTTAAAACCGGTACCCTATCGGTTTTTCGCGTTGGTGGTAAAACGCCAATTCTGGTTCAGAACGCCAGACCCGACTTCCGACCTTACATCCACCCCATCGCGGCCCCCGACGGCAAAGGGATTCTGACCGAATACAGCCCGGGCCACCACAAACACCAGACGGGTTTGTACTGGGGCTTCACGCGCGTCAACGGCCGGGATTACTTCCACCACCCGCAGGGTGACTACTGGCGCCGGGTTTCGGCCAAAGTGATTCAGGCCAGTGGTTCGGAAGTCAAGTGGCAGACCGTCTACGACCTGCTGGACGAAAAAGGGGTTGCCGTGTTGACCGAAACCCAAAACTGGTCGATGCGCGAGAAACAGGGCAAGTTCCTGCTGGACCTGGAATGGAAAGGCAAAGCCAACACCGATGTCACAATCGGCAAATACGATTACGGCGGTTTATTCCTGCGGATGCCCTGGCGGGAAGGCATCAAGGGCGAAGTGATCAACGCGGCCCGGCAGCGCAACGAAAAAGCCGAAGGCCAGCGCGCCATGTGGGTGGATGTTGGTATGCAGGTGGAAGGCCGGAACGACCTGGCCCACATCGCCATTTTCGATCACCCGGAAAACAAAGGGTATCCGCAAACCTGGCGCGTAGATAACCAGCTCGGCATCGGTCCGGCCCGCGCCCGAAACGGCGACTGGAAAATTGAGAAAGGCGATACCGAAGTGATTCGCCACCAGTTGGTAGTTTACACCGGAGAGCTGAACGATGTAAAACTGACCCAAACCTGGAGCGAGTTTACCGGCAATACTTCACTGTTCAACACGGCGACCCTCTGGGGACTGGCGCAGAAAGAGGGTCTGGAAGCCAAATTTCTGACGCCCGAAGAAGCCGTTAAAAGCATGACGCTCAAAGACGGTTATCAGGCCACCGTCTGGGCGTCGGAGCCAATGATTACCCAACCGATGGCCTTCTGCTGGGACGACCGCGGGCGGCTTTGGGTGGCCGAAAACCGGGATTACGAATCGCGCGGCTACGGGTTTTCCAAAGCCGGTAACAGCCGGATTCTGATTCTGGAAGACACCAACCACGACGGCGTGGCCGACAGCCAGAAAGTGTTTCTGGACAGCATCCCGTTCCCGGCGGCAATGGCCGTTGGCTTCGACGGTTTGTTTCTGGGTGCCCCCCCGAATCTGCTGTTTGTGCCGGATCGCAACGGCGACGACAAGGCTGACGTAAACAACATTGAAGTTCGGCTGACGGGCTGGGGCATCCGCGACCGGCACGAAACCCTGAACAGCCTGCACTGGGGACCCGACGGCTGGCTCTACGGCCTACAGGGTTTTGCAACCCCCTCGAAAGTGCGCAAGCCAGCAGGTAAAGGCAAGCTTTACAAACACAACGACCCGTTTCCCGAAGATATTCTGGAGGGCGAGGGCACGGACATTAACGGGGGCGTCTGGCGGTATCACCCCATCAAAGACCGGTTTGAGGTGGTGGCCCACGGTTTCAGCAACCCCTGGGGTATTGATTACAACGCCAAGGGGCAGCTCGTGATGACGGCCTGCGTTATTCCGCACCTCTGGCACGTTATTCCGGGCGGTATTTACCACCGGCAGGGCGGGCAGCACTTTAATCCGTACGTTTACGAAGACATCAAAACCATCACGGATCACAGCCACCGCTCGGCCCACGGTGGAGCGCGGGTGTACCAGTCCGATGCCTTCCCCCAATCGGAACAGGGACGGCTTTTCATGGCAAATATTCACGAACACGCCGTACTGTCGGACATTCTGGAGCCGAAAGGGTCGGGCTACGTCGGGCGCCACGGCGACGACTTTTTGCAGGCTAACAACGCCCAGTGGGTCGGTTTCAGCATGGAAATCGGGCCGGATGGCGGCCTTTACGTGCTCGATTGGCACGATGCCGACATTTGCGGCAAGGAAGTGCTCAACGGCGAAACGGGACGGATTTTCCGCGTTATGCCCAAAAACTCACTGGCCGAAAACTGGACCGGCCGGTATTCCGACCTCAACAAGGTGACCGATGCGCAACTGGTTAATCTGCAAACCAGCAAAAGCGACTGGCACGCCCGACGCGCCCGGATTATTCTGCAAAAACGGGCCGCCAAGGGCAAACTGGACGGACAGGCCCTCACGCAGCTCCGTCAGTTGTTTGAAACGAATCCAAATCCGGACCACCGGCTCAGAGCGATGTGGGCACTGCACATTACGGGCGGTTTTGACAGCAATGCGCTCGTGAAAGCCCTTGACGACCAGGACCCGTACGTTCGCGCCTGGGCCATTCAGTTGGTCTGTGAAGACCGGTCGGCCCCCGCATCGGCGCAGGAGAAATTCGTCCGGATGGCCCGCGAAGATCAGTCGCCCGTGGTGCGGCTCTACCTGGCGTCGGCCCTGCAACGGGTAGATGCCGAAACCGGCTGGAAACTGGCTGGCGAACTCATGCAACACGGCGAAGACAAAGGGGATCACAACCTGCCGAAGATGATCTGGTACGGGTTTGAACCGCTCGTTAAGCAAAACCCCGAACGGGCTCTGGCGATGGCCGCCCGTTGCGAGATTCCGATGGTAACCCGCTTCCTGGCCCGCCGAACGGTTGATGCCGATCAGATACCGGCGCTCGTCACGGCAATTGGCCGCTCCACGAAAACGCCAACCAGCCTGCTTGAGGGAATGCGTGACGGGTTGGAAGGTCGGTCTGATCTGGTAGCACCCACCAACTGGAAAACAGTTTACGCCAAACTAAAAGCCAATCCCAAAACGGCCTCACTCGCGCAGCAGGTGGCGCAGCAATTTGGGGACACCGAAACCGCCCGGCAATCGCTGGCAACCCTGAAAAACCAAAAAGCGCCCCTCGACCAGCGCCTGAAAGCGTTGAAATCCATTGCGGGGCAGCAACGGCCTGAACTGCTGACCGAATTTCCGGCTCTACTAAACGAACCCCAGTTGCGAACCGAAGTCATCCGGGCCGTTGCCGGTTACGACCACGAACCCCTGGGTGAACTGCTACTGGCCCGCTACCCGAATTTTAGCCCGGCCGATAAATTACAGGTCGTTCAAACGATGTCTTCCCGCCCGAAATACGGCTGGCAACTGACGCAGGCGCTGAAAACCAATAAAATTCAGAAGCGGGATGTGCCCACGTATGCCGCCCGGCAACTGCTCCGGGTGGTCGGCAGCGGTTTTGTTGAAGTATGGGGGCCAATCGAGCAGAACGGTATTGACGAGAAAGCCTACGGGCGGTACCAGAAACTGCTAACGGACCGGGCCCTGCTGGCGGCCAATACGACGAAAGGGCGGTTAGTGTTCCAGCGCACCTGCGGCCCCTGCCACAAAATGTACGGCGAAGGCGGTATCATCGGGCCGGATATCACGGGCTCCAACCGGGCTAATCTGGATTACCTGCTGAGCAATATTTTGAACCCGAGTGGCGAAATTCAGGACGATTACAAAATGGTGGTGATCACGACCCGCAACGGTCGGACGTATACGGGCAATATCGCCGGGGAAAACGAGCGGCAGGTGACGCTGCGGGTGGTTGGGCAAGACCCGGTAGTGCTGAATAAATCGGAGATTCAGTCGCGGGAAGTAACGCCGAATTCGATGATGCCCACCGGCCTGCTCGATGGGCTGACGGAAGGCGAAATCATTGACCTAATTGCATTCCTGCGCACCACCGAGCCGGTTAAACAGGCGAAAAAATAA
- a CDS encoding glycosyl hydrolase, with protein MALVLRTTRMGAFKVQKRLFLVLMTALLGCVSSTSPEPDLTPANPKTVQIEAETGLLSGVEVATRLAGFSGTGYVSGFDDAADKLTLTFRATAGLYELTVDYASPMGDKGVDFQVNGEKGSSTLKQTSSGFSPAKLGLFRLRNGQNTVTILRGWGYFHIDNLKLSPATVVPPAKPAKTLVDARATASTNALFAYLVDQYGTKVISGQQDDVEYILEKTGKEPAIGSFDLMDYSPNRMQRGAVPLRSSESCIAWAKKGEGRGIVSLLWHWNAPTDLIDEEPDKRWWSGFYTRATTFDLAAVLADKQGERYQLLLRDIDVIAGELKKFQTADVPVLWRPLHEASGGWFWWGAKGAEPFKELWRVLYDRLTNYHQLHNLIWVYAGTDSIHPDWYPGDQYVDIVGLDIYTDPTASLSGNWGNAQTAFNGKKMVALTETGNLPDAGKIRDFGSWWSWFSVWTGADYIKKQPVENLKAVYTDKDVITRDELPDWRQWSGNGGTVSANR; from the coding sequence ATGGCACTTGTTTTACGGACCACCCGGATGGGAGCTTTTAAGGTGCAGAAACGGCTGTTTTTAGTCCTTATGACGGCCCTGTTGGGGTGCGTTTCCTCCACCAGCCCGGAACCCGATCTGACGCCGGCCAACCCCAAAACCGTTCAGATTGAAGCTGAAACCGGGCTGTTATCCGGTGTGGAAGTGGCCACCCGCCTGGCCGGTTTCTCCGGAACCGGCTACGTGTCGGGTTTTGATGATGCCGCCGACAAACTGACGCTGACCTTCAGAGCCACCGCCGGGTTGTATGAGCTAACGGTTGACTACGCGTCACCCATGGGCGACAAAGGCGTTGATTTTCAGGTGAACGGTGAAAAAGGAAGCAGTACGCTCAAGCAGACCAGCTCCGGGTTTAGTCCGGCCAAACTGGGATTGTTTCGTCTGCGCAACGGGCAGAATACCGTGACAATTCTCCGGGGCTGGGGTTATTTTCACATTGACAATCTGAAACTCAGCCCCGCAACCGTGGTGCCGCCTGCCAAACCCGCCAAAACACTCGTTGATGCCCGCGCAACGGCATCGACCAACGCTTTGTTTGCGTACTTGGTTGATCAATACGGTACCAAAGTCATCTCCGGCCAGCAGGATGATGTCGAGTACATTCTCGAGAAAACCGGCAAAGAACCCGCCATCGGCTCCTTTGATTTGATGGATTATTCGCCCAACCGGATGCAGCGTGGCGCTGTTCCCCTTCGATCCAGCGAATCTTGCATTGCCTGGGCTAAAAAAGGGGAGGGGCGCGGCATCGTCAGCCTGTTGTGGCACTGGAACGCACCGACGGATTTGATTGATGAAGAACCCGATAAGCGCTGGTGGAGCGGATTTTATACCCGGGCGACTACCTTCGACCTGGCCGCTGTGCTGGCCGACAAACAGGGCGAACGGTATCAGTTGCTGCTCCGCGACATCGACGTGATCGCCGGAGAATTGAAGAAGTTTCAGACCGCCGATGTGCCCGTACTCTGGCGGCCCCTGCACGAAGCGTCCGGCGGCTGGTTCTGGTGGGGAGCCAAGGGAGCGGAGCCGTTCAAGGAGCTATGGCGGGTGCTGTACGACCGGCTGACGAACTACCACCAGCTGCACAACCTGATTTGGGTGTATGCCGGAACAGATTCGATTCATCCCGATTGGTATCCCGGCGATCAATACGTTGACATCGTAGGGCTCGATATCTACACCGATCCCACGGCCAGCCTGAGCGGCAACTGGGGCAACGCGCAGACGGCTTTCAACGGCAAAAAGATGGTGGCCTTAACCGAGACGGGTAACCTGCCGGATGCGGGTAAAATTCGGGATTTCGGTAGCTGGTGGTCCTGGTTTTCGGTCTGGACCGGCGCAGATTACATCAAAAAGCAACCCGTTGAGAACCTGAAAGCCGTCTATACCGACAAAGACGTGATTACCCGCGACGAACTGCCCGACTGGCGACAATGGAGCGGTAACGGCGGCACGGTTTCGGCCAATCGCTGA